A single Anopheles funestus chromosome 2RL, idAnoFuneDA-416_04, whole genome shotgun sequence DNA region contains:
- the LOC125762605 gene encoding myosin heavy chain, muscle isoform X10: MPKPPVQVGDDPDPTEFLFVSLEQKRIDQSKPYDSKKACWVPEEKEGYVLGEIKATKGELVTVALPGGETKDFKKDLVSQVNPPKYEKCEDMSNLTYLNDASVLHNLRQRYYAKLIYTYSGLFCVVINPYKRYPLYTNRCAKMYRGKRRNEVPPHLFAVSDGAYVNMLTNHENQSMLITGESGAGKTENTKKVIAYFATIGASGKKDENAEKKGSLEDQVVQTNPVLEAFGNAKTVRNDNSSRFGKFIRIHFTGSGKLAGADIETYLLEKARVISQQTLERSYHIFYQIMSGSVKGLKEICFLSNNIHDYHIVAQGKTTIPSVDDGEEMQITDEAFNVLGFTQEEKDNIYRITSAVMHMGRMQFKQKGREEQAEADGTEDGDKVAKLLGVATDDLYKNLLKPRIKVGNEFVTKGQNKDQVTNSVGALCKGIFDRLFKWLVKKCNETLDTKQKRAQFIGVLDIAGFEIFDFNGFEQLCINFTNEKLQQFFNHHMFVLEQEEYKKEGINWAFIDFGMDLLACVELIEKPMGILSILEEESMFPKATDQTFAEKLMTNHLGKSAPFMKPRPPKPGIPAGHFAIGHYAGVVSYNITGWLEKNKDPLNDTVVDQFKKGSNALMVEIFADHPGQSADPAAAKGGRGKKGAGFATVSSSYKEQLNNLMTTLKSTQPHFVRCIIPNEMKTAGVVDAHLVMHQLTCNGVLEGIRICRKGFPNRMMYPDFKLRYLILAPAAMQAETEGKKAAEKCFEAIGLDPDSYRIGHTKVFFRAGVLGQMEEFRDERLSKIMSWMQAWCRGYLSRKEFKKMQEQRVSLEIVQRNLRKYLKLRTWAWWKLWQKVKPLLNVSRVEDQIAKLEEKAQKAQEAYEKEEKMRKELEALNSKLLAEKTALLDSLSGEKGALQEYQEKAAKLTAQKNDLENQLRDTQERLAQEEDARNQLFQTKKKLEQEIASQKKDAEDLELQIQKIEQDKASKDHQIRNLNDEIAHQDELINKLNKEKKMQGEVNQKTAEELQAAEDKVNHLNKVKAKLEQTLDELEDSLEREKKLRGDVEKAKRKVEGDLKLTQEAVADLERNKKELEQTVLRKDKEISALSAKLEDEQSLVGKLQKQIKELQARIEELEEEVEAERQARAKAEKQRADLARELEELGERLEEAGGATSAQIELNKKREAELAKLRRDLEEANIQHEGTLANLRKKHNDAVAEMAEQVDQLNKLKTKAEKERTQYFAELNDARIGCDQLSNEKAAQEKIAKQLQHTLNEVQSKLDETNRTLNDFDASKKKLSIENSDLLRQLEDAESQVSQLSKIKISLTQQLEDTKRLADEEARERATLLGKFRNLEHDLDNLREQVEEEAEGKGDIQRQLSKANAEAQLWRSKYESEGVARAEELEEAKRKLQARLAEAEETIESLNQKCVALEKTKQRLATEVEDLQLEVDRASSIANAAEKKQKAFDKIIGEWKLKVDDLAAELDASQKECRNYSTELFRLKGAYEEGQEQLEAVRRENKNLADEVKDLLDQIGEGGRNIHEIEKSRKRLEAEKDELQAALEEAEAALEQEENKVLRAQLELSQVRQEIDRRIQEKEEEFENTRKNHQRALDSMQASLEAEAKGKAEALRMKKKLEADINELEIALDHANKANAEAQKNIKRYQQQLKDVQSALEEEQRARDDAREQLGISERRANALQNELEESRTLLEQADRGRRQAEQELSDAHEQLNEVSAQNASIAAAKRKLESELQTLHSDLDELLNEAKNSEEKAKKAMVDAARLADELRAEQDHAQTQEKLRKALEQQIKELQVRLDEAESNALKGGKKAIQKLEQRVRELESELDSEQRRHADAQKNLRKSERRIKELTFQSEEDRKNHERMQDLVDKLQQKIKTYKRQIEEAEEIAALNLAKFRKAQQELEEAEERADIAEQAATKFRTKGGRAGSVQRGASPAPQRQPSAMPVLAGLNLPTFDDHGF; this comes from the exons ATGCCGAAGCCACCAGTTCAGGTCGGAGATGATCCCGATCCAACTGAGttccttttcgtttcgcttgaGCAGAAGCGTATCGATCAGAGCAAGCCGTACGACTCCAAGAAGGCTTGCTGGGTTCCGGAAGAGAAGGAGGGCTATGTGTTGGGTGAAATCAAGGCCACCAAGGGTGAGCTGGTCACCGTCGCTCTGCCGGGTGGTGAG ACCAAGGACTTCAAGAAGGACTTGGTGTCCCAGGTCAACCCACCGAAATACGAGAAATGCGAGGATATGTCCAACTTGACATATCTTAACGATGCCTCTGTACTCCATAACTTGAGACAGAGATACTACGCTAAGCTTATCTAC ACCTACTCGGGCTTGTTCTGCGTTGTCATCAACCCGTACAAGCGTTACCCGCTGTATACCAACCGTTGCGCCAAGATGTACCGTGGCAAGCGCCGTAATGAAGTGCCGCCCCATCTGTTCGCCGTCTCTGACGGTGCCTACGTCAACATGTTGACCAACCACGAGAACCAGTCTATGTTGATTACCGGTGAATCTGGTGCCGGAAAGACTGAGAACACGAAGAAGGTCATTGCGTACTTCGCCACCATTGGCGCTTCGGGCAAGAAGGACGAGAACGCTGAGAAGAAGGGCTCCCTGGAAGATCAGGTCGTCCAGACTAACCCCGTACTTGAGGCCTTCGGTAACGCTAAGACCGTCCGTAACGATAACTCGTCTCGTTTC GGTAAGTTCATCCGTATCCACTTCACTGGAAGCGGTAAGCTGGCTGGTGCCGATATTGAGACTTACCTGCTGGAGAAGGCCCGTGTCATCTCGCAGCAGACTCTGGAGCGTTCGTACCATATCTTCTACCAGATCATGTCTGGTTCCGTCAAGGGATTGAAAG AAATCTGTTTTCTCTCCAACAACATCCATGACTACCATATCGTGGCCCAGGGCAAAACGACAATCCCGAGCGTAGACGATGGAGAAGAAATGCAGATCACCGAT GAAGCCTTCAACGTTCTGGGTTTCACTCAGGAGGAGAAGGACAACATCTACCGCATCACTTCCGCTGTCATGCACATGGGTCGCATGCAGTTCAAGCAGAAGGGTCGCGAAGAGCAGGCTGAGGCTGATGGTACCGAGGATGGTGACAAGGTTGCCAAGCTGCTCGGTGTCGCCACTGACGATCTGTACAAGAATCTGCTGAAGCCCCGTATTAAGGTCGGTAACGAGTTCGTCACCAAGGGTCAGAACAAGGACCAGGTCACCAACTCGGTCGGTGCCCTTTGCAAGGGTATCTTCGATCGTCTCTTCAAGTGGCTCGTCAAGAAGTGTAACGAGACTCTGGACACCAAGCAGAAGCGTGCCCAGTTCATTGGTGTACTGGATATTGCAGGTTTCGAAATCTTCGAC TTCAACGGTTTCGAGCAGCTTTGTATTAACTTCACCAATGAGAAGCTGCAACAGTTCTTCAACCACCACATGTTCGTCCTGGAGCAGGAAGAATATAAGAAAGAGGGTATTAACTGGGCCTTCATCGATTTCGGTATGGACTTGCTGGCCTGTGTCGAGCTGATCGAAAAG CCCATGGGTATCCTGTCGATTCTTGAGGAAGAGTCTATGTTCCCGAAGGCCACTGATCAGACCTTTGCTGAGAAGCTGATGACCAACCATCTCGGCAAGTCGGCTCCGTTCATGAAGCCGCGCCCACCGAAGCCAGGTATCCCGGCTGGTCACTTCGCCATCGGTCACTACGCTGGTGTTGTGTCGTACAACATCACCGGATGGCTTGAGAAGAACAAGGATCCGCTGAACGACACTGTCGTCGACCAGTTCAAGAAGGGTAGCAACGCCCTGATGGTTGAGATCTTCGCTGATCACCCAGGCCAGTCGGCTGATCCGGCCGCTGCCAAGGGAGGTCGTGGCAAGAAGGGCGCTGGTTTCGCCACTGTCTCGTCCTCGTACAAGGAACAGCTGAACAACCTGATGACGACGCTGAAGTCTACTCAGCCTCACTTCGTCCGTTGTATCATTCCCAACGAAATGAAGACGGCCGGTGTCGTTGATGCTCACTTGGTCATGCACCAGCTGACTTGTAACGGTGTACTTGAAGGTATCCGTATTTGCCGTAAGGGCTTCCCTAACCGCATGATGTACCCTGACTTCAAGCTGCG TTATCTGATCTTGGCCCCAGCCGCCATGCAGGCTGAGACTGAGGGAAAGAAGGCAGCCGAGAAGTGCTTCGAAGCCATCGGTCTGGACCCCGACTCCTACCGTATTGGTCACACCAAG GTCTTCTTCCGTGCCGGTGTCCTGGGTCAGATGGAGGAGTTCCGTGATGAACGTCTCAGCAAGATCATGTCCTGGATGCAGGCCTGGTGCCGTGGTTACCTGTCGCGTAAGGAGTTCAAGAAGATGCAGGAACAGCGCGTCTCCCTGGAGATCGTCCAGCGCAATCTGCGCAAGTACCTGAAGCTGCGTACCTGGGCCTGGTGGAAGTTGTGGCAGAAGGTCAAGCCTCTGCTTAACGTTTCCCGTGTTGAGGACCAGATTGCT AAACTAGAAGAGAAGGCCCAGAAGGCTCAGGAAGCCTATGAGAAGGAAGAGAAGATGCGCAAGGAGCTGGAAGCTCTCAACAGCAAGCTGTTGGCTGAGAAGACCGCTCTGTTGGATTCGCTGTCCGGTGAAAAGGGAGCCCTCCAGGAATACCAGGAGAAGGCCGCCAAGTTGACCGCCCAGAAGAACGACCTGGAGAACCAGCTGCGC GACACCCAGGAGCGCCTGGCCCAGGAAGAGGATGCCCGCAACCAGCTCTTCCAGACCAAGAAGAAGTTGGAGCAGGAAATTGCCAGCCAGAAGAAGGACGCCGAGGACCTGGAACTGCAGATCCAGAAGATTGAGCAGGACAAGGCCTCCAAGGATCACCAGATCCGCAACTTGAACGATGAGATTGCCCACCAGGATGAGCTCATCAACAAGCTGAACAAGGAGAAGAAGATGCAGGGTGAGGTCAACCAGAAGACCGCCGAGGAACTGCAGGCCGCCGAAGACAAGGTGAACCACCTGAACAAGGTGAAGGCCAAGCTGGAGCAGACTCTGGATGAGCTGGAGGACTCGCTCGAGCGTGAGAAGAAGCTCCGCGGTGATGTTGAGAAGGCTAAGCGCAAGGTTGAGGGTGACCTGAAGCTGACCCAGGAGGCTGTTGCCGATCTGGAGCGCAACAAGAAGGAGCTGGAGCAGACCGTCCTGCGCAAGGACAAGGAAATCTCCGCTCTGTCCGCCAAGCTGGAAGACGAACAGTCGCTGGTTGGCAAGCTGCAGAAGCAGATCAAGGAACTGCAGGCTCGCATTGAGGAGCTTGAGGAGGAAGTCGAGGCCGAGCGTCAGGCCCGCGCCAAGGCTGAGAAGCAGCGTGCTGATCTGGCTCGCGAGCTTGAGGAACTGGGCGAGCGTCTGGAGGAGGCTGGCGGTGCCACCTCGGCCCAGATTGAGCTGAACAAGAAGCGTGAGGCTGAGCTGGCTAAGCTGCGTCGCGATCTGGAGGAAGCCAACATCCAGCATGAGGGCACTCTGGCTAACCTGCGCAAGAAGCACAACGATGCCGTTGCTGAGATGGCCGAGCAGGTCGATCAGCTGAACAAACTGAAGACCAA AGCTGAGAAAGAGCGCACTCAATACTTTGCTGAGTTGAACGATGCCCGCATCGGTTGCGATCAGCTTTCCAACGAAAAG GCCGCCCAGGAGAAGATCGCCAAGCAGCTGCAGCACACTCTGAACGAAGTACAAAGCAAGTTGGACGAAACCAACCGCACTCTGAACGATTTCGATGCCTCCAAGAAGAAGCTGTCGATCGAGAACTCCGATCTGCTGCGCCAGCTGGAGGATGCCGAGTCGCAGGTGTCGCAGCTGAGCAAGATCAAGATCTCGCTCACTCAGCAGCTCGAGGATACCAAGCGTCTTGCCGACGAGGAGGCTCGCGAACGCGCCACTCTGCTGGGCAAGTTCCGCAACCTGGAACACGACCTGGACAATCTGCGCGAGCAGGTTGAGGAGGAGGCTGAGGGCAAGGGAGACATCCAGCGCCAGCTCAGCAAGGCCAACGCTGAGGCTCAGCTGTGGCGCAGCAAGTACGAGTCCGAGGGTGTTGCCCGCGCCGAGGAGCTTGAGGAAGCTAAGCGTAAGCTGCAGGCCCGCCTTGCCGAGGCTGAGGAGACCATTGAGTCGCTGAACCAGAAGTGCGTTGCCCTGGAGAAGACCAAGCAGCGCCTGGCCACCGAGGTCGAGGATCTGCAGCTCGAGGTTGACCGTGCCTCGTCGATTGCCAATGCTGCCGAGAAGAAGCAGAAGGCCTTCGACAAGATCATTGGAGAATGGAAGCTGAAGGTCGACGATCTGGCCGCCGAGCTGGATGCCTCGCAGAAGGAGTGCCGCAACTACTCGACCGAGCTGTTCCGTCTGAAGGGTGCCTACGAAGAGGGCCAGGAGCAGCTTGAAGCTGTTCGCCGTGAGAACAAGAACCTGGCCGATGAGGTCAAGGATCTGCTGGACCAGATCGGTGAGGGTGGCCGCAACATCCATGAGATTGAGAAGTCTCGCAAGCGTCTGGAAGCCGAAAAGGACGAACTCCAGGCCGCTCTGGAGGAGGCTGAAGCCGCCCTGGAGCAGGAGGAGAACAAGGTTCTGCGTGCTCAGCTTGAACTGTCTCAGGTCCGTCAAGAAATTGACCGCCGCATCCAGGAGAAGGAAGAAGAGTTCGAGAACACCCGCAAGAACCACCAGCGCGCCCTGGACTCGATGCAGGCTTCCCTGGAGGCTGAAGCCAAGGGCAAGGCCGAGGCTCTGCGCATGAAGAAGAAGCTGGAAGCCGACATCAACGAGCTGGAAATTGCTCTGGATCACGCCAACAAG GCTAACGCTGAGGCCCAGAAGAACATCAAGCGctaccagcagcagctgaaGGATGTCCAGAGTGCCCTGGAAGAGGAACAGCGCGCCCGCGACGATGCCCGCGAACAGCTGGGTATCTCGGAACGCCGTGCCAACGCCCTCCAGAACGAACTGGAAGAATCGCGTACCCTGCTGGAACAGGCCGACCGTGGTCGCCGCCAGGCCGAGCAGGAGCTCAGCGATGCTCACGAACAGCTGAACGAAGTGTCCGCCCAGAACGCTTCGATCGCCGCCGCCAAGAGGAAGCTCGAGTCTGAGCTGCAGACTCTGCACTCGGATCTGGATGAGCTGCTGAACGAGGCCAAGAACTCCGAGGAGAAGGCCAAGAAGGCAATGGTTGATGCCGCCCGCCTGGCTGATGAGCTGCGCGCCGAGCAGGACCATGCCCAGACCCAGGAGAAGCTGCGCAAGGCACTTGAGCAGCAGATCAAGGAACTGCAGGTCCGCCTGGACGAAGCCGAATCGAACGCCCTGAAGGGAGGCAAGAAGGCCATCCAGAAGCTGGAACAGCGCGTCCGCGAGCTCGAGTCGGAGCTGGACAGCGAACAGAGACGACATGCCGATGCCCAGAAGAACCTGCGCAAGTCGGAGCGTCGCATCAAGGAGCTGACCTTCCAGTCGGAGGAAGACCGCAAGAACCACGAGCGCATGCAGGATCTGGTTGACAAGCTGCAGCAGAAGATCAAGACTTACAAGAGGCAGATTGAGGAAGCCGAGGAGATCGCCGCCCTCAACTTGGCCAAGTTCCGCAAGGCCCAGCAGGAGCTGGAGGAGGCCGAGGAGCGCGCCGACATTGCCGAACAAGCTGCCACCAAATTCCGTACCAAGGGAGGACGTGCCGGTTCCGTACAGCGTGGTGCTAGCCCAGCA CCCCAGAGACAGCCGTCTGCCATGCCTGTTCTTGCAGGACTGAACCTTCCCACATTCGACGATCACGGTTTCTAA